In Ascaphus truei isolate aAscTru1 chromosome 21, aAscTru1.hap1, whole genome shotgun sequence, one DNA window encodes the following:
- the SPTAN1 gene encoding spectrin alpha chain, non-erythrocytic 1 isoform X6 codes for MDSCGVKVLETADDIQERRQQVLDRYLRFKELSTVRRQKLEDSYRFQFFQRDADELEKWIQEKLQIASDENYKDPTNLQGKLQKHQAFEAEVQANAGAIVKLDETGNLMISEGHFASETIRTRLVELHRLWELLLLKMREKGVKLQQAQKLVQYLRECEDVLDWINDKEAIVTSEELGQDLEHVEVLQKKFEEFQTDLAAHEERVNEVNQFASKLVQEEHPELDLIKTKQDEVNAGWQRLKGLALQRQGKLFGAAEVQRFNRDVDETIGWIREKEQLMASDDFGRDLASVQALLRKHEGLERDLAALEEKVKALCTESDRLQQSHPQNAPQIQVKGEELITNWEQIRTLAAERHTRLNDSYKLQRFLADFRDLTSWVTEMKALINADELANDVAGAEALLDRHQEHKGEIDAHEDSFKSADAAGLLLLSAGHYASDEVREKITILTEERATLLELWELRRQQYEQCMDLQLFYRDTEQVDNWMSKQEAFLLNEDLGDSLDSVEALLKKHEDFEKSLSAQEEKITALDEFATKLIQNNHYAMEDVATRRDALLSRRNALHERALYRRTQLADSFHLQQFFRDSDELKSWVNEKMKTATDEAYKDPSNLQGKVQKHQAFEAELSANQSRIEALENSGQKLIDVNHYASDEVATRMNDVITLWKKLLEATELKGIKLREANQQQQFNRNVEDIELWLYEVEGHLASDDYGKDLTNVQNLQKKHALLEADVAAHQDRIDGITIQARQFQDAGHFDADNIRKKQEALVGRYDTLKEPMVARKQKLSDSLRLQQLFRDIEDEETWIREKEPIAASTNRGKDLIGVQNLLKKHQALQAEIAGHEPRIKAVSQKGDSMISEGHFASDEVKAKLRELTQKWESLKGKASQRRQDLEDSLQAQQYFADANEAESWMREKEPIVGSTDYGKDEDSAEALLKKHEALMSDLRAYGSSIQALTEQAQSCRQQVAPTDDETGKELVLALYDYQEKSPREVTMKKGDILTLLNSTNKDWWKVEVNDRQGFVPAAYVKKLDPAQSASRENLLEEQGNIALRQEQIDGQTLLSKEAGSVSLRMKQVSELYHNILEMGEKRKDMLGKSCKKFMLFREANELQQWINEKESALTNEEVGTDLEQVEVLQKKFDDFQKDLKANESRLKDINKVADDLESEGLMTEEVQPVQAVQAMQTQEVYGMQRDEGDSKSASPWKSVRTAVHSVATFNSIKDLNARWRSLQQMAEERSQLLGSAHEVQRFHRDADETKEWIEEKNQALNTDSYGHDLASVQALQRKHEGFERDLAALGDKVNSLGETAERLIQSHPESAEDIQEKCTELNQAWNSLGKRADQRKEKLGDSHDLQRFLSDFRDLMSWINGIRGLVSSDELARDVTGAEALLERHQEHRTEIDARAGTFQAFEQFGQQLLARGHYASPEIKEKLDVLDQERASLEKAWVQRRMTLDQCLELQLFNRDCEQAENWMAAREAFLNSEDKGDSLDSVEALIKKHEDFDKAINVQEEKIAALQSFADQLIAADHYSKGDIASRRNEVLDRWRRLKAQMIEKRSKLGESQTLQQFSRDVDEIEAWISEKLQTASDESYKDPTNIQSKHQKHQAFEAELHANADRIRGVIDMGNSLIERGACAGSEDAVKVRLAALHDQWQFLVHKSAEKSQKLKEANRQQNFNTGIKDFDFWLSEIEALLASEDYGKDLASVNNLLKKHQLLEADISAHEDRLKDLNGQADSLMTSSAFDTSQVKDKRTAINDRFLRIKSMASARRGRLNESHRLHQFFRDLDDEESWIKEKKLLVSSDDYGRDLTGVQNLRKKHKRLEAELAAHEPAIQAMLDTGKKLADDNTIGKDEIQQRLAQFVEHWKELKQLAAARGQRLEESLEYQQFVANVEEEEAWINEKMTLVASEDYGDTLAAIQGLLKKHEAFETDFTVHKDRVHDVCANGEDLIQKNNHHVENISAKMKGLRGKVAELEKAAAQRKAKLDENSAFLQFNWKADVVESWIGEKENSLKTDDYGRDLSSVQTLLTKQETFDAGLQAFQQEGITNITALKDRLLAAKHVQSRAIETRHASLMKRWHQLLDNSAARKKKLLEAQEHYRKVEDLFLTFAKKASAFNSWFENAEEDLTDPVRCNSLEEIKALREAHDAFRNSLSSAQTDFNQLAELDRQIKGFRVASNPYTWFTMEALEETWRNLQKIIKERELELQKEQRRQEENDKLRQEFAQHANAFHQWIQETRTYLLDGSCMVEESGTLESQLEATKRKHQEIRAMRSQLKKIEDLGAAMEEALILDNKYTEHSTVGLAQQWDQLDQLGMRMQHNLEQQIQARNTTGVTEEALKEFSMMFKHFDKDKSGRLNHQEFKSCLRSLGYDLPMVEEGEPDPEFEAILDTVDPNRDGHVSLQEYMAFMISRETENVKSSEEIESAFRALSVEQKPYVTKEELYQNLSREQADYCISHMKPYMDSKGRELTTSYDYVEFTRSLFVN; via the exons ATGGATTCATGCGGAGTTAAAGTGCTGGAGACGGCAGATGACATCCAGGAGAGACGCCAGCAAGTCTTGGACCGTTACCTGCGTTTCAAGGAGCTCTCTACCGTGCGGCGGCAGAAGTTGGAGGATTCCTACCGCTTCCAGTTCTTCCAGCGCGATGCAGACGAGCTGGAGAAATGGATCCAGGAGAAACTCCAGATCGCATCAGATGAGAACTACAAAGATCCGACTAACCTGCAG GGGAAGCTGCAGAAACACCAGGCCTTCGAGGCAGAAGTCCAGGCGAACGCGGGAGCCATCGTTAAACTGGACGAGACTGGAAACCTGATGATTTCCGAGGGGCATTTTGCATCGGAGACCATAAGG ACCCGGCTGGTGGAGCTGCACCGCCTGTGGGAACTGCTGCTCCTGAAAATGCGAGAGAAGGGGGTCAAACTGCAGCAGGCTCAGAAGCTGGTGCAGTACCTGCGGGAGTGCGAGGACGTGCTGGACTGGATCAATGACAAG GAGGCGATCGTCACGTCCGAGGAACTCGGGCAGGACCTGGAGCACGTGGAAGTTTTACAGAAGAAGTTTGAAGAATTTCAGACGGACCTGGCCGCTCACGAGGAAAGGGTTAACGAAGTCAACCAGTTTGCGAGCAAGCTCGTCCAG GAGGAACACCCCGAACTGGATTTGATCAAGACCAAACAAGATGAGGTGAACGCCGGCTGGCAGCGCCTGAAGGGGCTGGCTCTCCAGAGGCAGGGGAAGCTGTTCGGAGCTGCGGAGGTTCAGCGCTTCAACAG AGATGTAGATGAAACCATTGGTTGGATCCGAGAGAAGGAGCAGCTGATGGCATCCGATGACTTCGGCAGAGACCTGGCCAGCGTACAAGCCCTTCTCCGTAAGCACGAGGGTCTGGAGCGGGACCTGGCCGCACTGGAGGAAAAG GTGAAGGCTTTATGCACAGAGTCGGACCGCCTGCAGCAGTCGCACCCACAGAACGCCCCCCAGATTCAGGTGAAGGGAGAAGAGCTGATCACAAACTGGGAGCAAATCCGCACCCTGGCAGCAGAACGTCACACTCGCCTCAACGACTCTTACAA gctgcagcGATTCCTTGCGGACTTCAGGGACCTGACCAGCTGGGTGACCGAAATGAAAGCGCTCATCAACGCTGACGAGCTCGCTAACGATGTGGCTGGAGCCGAGGCTCTGCTGGATAGGCACCAGGAGCACAAG GGTGAAATAGATGCTCACGAGGACAGTTTTAAATCTGCGGATGCAGCGGGACTGCTCTTGCTCAGTGCTGGACATTATGCCTCCGATGAAGTCAGGGAGAAG ATCACCATCCTAACAGAAGAGAGAGCTACCCTTCTGGAGCTGTGGGAACTCCGCCGACAACAGTACGAACAGTGCATGGACCTGCAGCTTTTCTACAGAGACACCGAGCAGGTGGACAACTGGATGAGCAAGCAAGAG GCCTTCCTGCTCAACGAGGATTTGGGAGATTCTCTGGACAGTGTGGAAGCTCTTCTGAAAAAACATGAGGACTTTGAGAAGTCTCTCAGTGCCCAGGAAGAGAAAATCACG GCCCTGGATGAGTTTGCTACAAAGCTGATCCAGAATAACCACTATGCCATGGAGGATGTAGCTACTCGCAGAGATGCG CTGCTGAGCCGCCGTAATGCCCTCCACGAACGGGCGCTCTACCGCCGCACCCAGCTGGCAGACTCCTTCCACCTGCAGCAATTCTTCCGCGACTCGGACGAGCTGAAGAGCTGGGTCAACGAGAAGATGAAAACTGCAACGGATGAGGCATacaag GACCCGTCCAACCTCCAGGGGAAGGTGCAGAAGCACCAGGCTTTCGAGGCGGAGCTCTCTGCTAACCAGAGCCGCATCGAAGCTCTGGAGAACTCTGGGCAGAAGCTAATCGATGTCAACCATTACGCATCCGACGAGGTGGCCACGCGCAtgaatgacgtcatcacgctgtggAAGAAGCTGCTGGAAGCTACAGAACTGAAAG GTATAAAGCTGCGTGAAGCCAACCAACAGCAGCAGTTCAACCGTAATGTGGAGGACATTGAGCTCTGGCTGTATGAGGTGGAGGGACACCTGGCTTCAGATGACTATGGCAAAGACTTGACCAATGTGCAGAACCTGCAGAAGAAGCACGCTTTGCTGGAAGCGGACGTTGCAGCTCACCAG gATCGTATTGATGGAATCACCATCCAGGCGCGTCAGTTCCAAGACGCAGGCCACTTTGACGCAGATAACATCAGGAAGAAGCAGGAGGCACTTGTTGGGAGGTACGACACACTGAAGGAGCCCATGGTCGCCCGCAAGCAGAAGCTGTCCGATTCTCTCCGTCTGCAACAGCTTTTCAGAGACATTGAAGACGAGGAGACCTGGATAAGGGAGAAGGAACCCATTGCAGCCTCTACCAACAGGG GCAAGGATTTGATTGGTGTCCAGAACCTGCTGAAGAAGCACCAAGCCCTGCAAGCCGAGATAGCCGGACACGAGCCCCGCATTAAAGCCGTTTCCCAGAAGGGAGACTCGATGATCAGCGAAG GCCACTTTGCTTCTGACGAGGTCAAGGCGAAGCTGAGGGAGCTGACCCAGAAGTGGGAGTCTCTGAAGGGCAAAGCGTCCCAGCGCCGGCAGGACCTGGAGGACTCCCTGCAAGCGCAGCAGTACTTTGCCGACGCCAACGAGGCCGAATCCTGGATGCGCGAGAAGGAGCCCATCGTCGGCAGCACGGACTACGGAAAGGACGAGGACTCGGCCGAG GCGCTTCTGAAGAAGCACGAAGCTCTTATGTCTGATCTCCGCGCATATGGAAGCAGCATCCAGGCCCTGACGGAGCAGGCTCAGTCCTGCAGG CAACAAGTTGCCCCAACGGATGACGAGACTGGGAAGGAGCTGGTGCTGGCACTGTATGATTATCAGGAGAAGAGTCCTCGGGAGGTCACCATGAAGAAGGGCGACATCCTCACACTGCTTAACAGCACCAACAAG GACTGGTGGAAGGTGGAAGTGAACGATCGGCAGGGCTTCGTGCCAGCTGCGTACGTGAAGAAGCTGGACCCAGCGCAGTCTGCATCCCGGGAGAACCTGCTAGAGGAACAGGGAAACATCGCTCTGCGACAGGAGCAGATTGATGGCCA GACTCTCTTATCTAAGGAAGCTGGCAGTGTTTCTCTGCGTATGAAACAGGTTTCAGAACT GTACCACAACATCCTGGAGATGGGCGAGAAACGcaaggacatgctggggaagaGCTGCAAGAAGTTCATGCTGTTCCGCGAGGCCAACGAGCTGCAGCAGTGGATTAACGAGAAGGAATCTGCTCTCACCAACGAGGAGGTGGGCACGGACCTggagcaggtggaggtgctgcagaAGAAGTTTGACGATTTCCAGAAG GACTTGAAAGCGAATGAATCGCGCCTGAAGGACATCAACAAGGTCGCCGACGACCTGGAATCGGAAGGGCTGATGACAGAGGAAGTGCAGCCAGTGCAGGCAGTGCAGGCAATGCAGACACAG gAGGTGTACGGGATGCAGAGG GATGAAGGCGACTCCAAGTCCGCCTCTCCGTGGAAG TCTGTTCGGACGGCCGTTCACTCTGTGGCTACCTTCAACTCTATCAAG GATCTGAATGCGCGCTGGAGATCCCTGCAGCAGATGGCAGAGGAGAGGAGCCAGCTTTTGGGCAGCGCCCACGAAGTCCAGAGATTCCACAG AGATGCCGATGAGACAAAAGAATGGATTGAAGAGAAGAATCAGGCTTTGAATACAGACAGCTATGGACATGACTTGGCCAGTGTTCAGGCTCTACAGCGCAAACATGAGGGGTTCGAGAGAGATCTGGCGGCTCTGGGAGATAAG GTCAACTCCCTGGGAGAGACGGCCGAGCGTCTGATCCAGTCGCACCCAGAGTctgctgaagacatccaggagAAATGCACGGAGCTCAACCAGGCCTGGAACAGCCTCGGCAAACGTGCCGACCAGCGCAAGGAGAAACTGGGAGACTCTCACGACCTGCAGCGTTTCCTAAGTGACTTCAG GGATCTCATGTCTTGGATTAACGGTATCCGGGGCTTGGTGTCATCCGATGAACTCGCCAGGGATGTCACTGGAGCCGAGGCTCTGTTGGAACGGCACCAG GAGCACCGCACAGAGATTGATGCCAGAGCTGGCACTTTCCAGGCCTTTGAGCAGTTTGGGCAGCAGCTGCTGGCTCGTGGGCATTACGCCAGCCCAGAGATCAAGGAGAAGCTGGATGTCTTGGACCAGGAACGCGCAAGCTTGGAAAAGGCCTGGGTGCAGCGCCGGATGACGTTGGATCAATGCTTGGAGCTCCAG CTCTTTAATCGGGACTGCGAGCAGGCAGAGAACTGGATGGCAGCCCGCGAAGCCTTCCTTAACAGCGAAGACAAAGGGGATTCTCTGGACAGTGTGGAGGCGCTTATTAAGAAGCATGAAGACTTTGATAAAGCCATTAATGTCCAG GAAGAGAAGATCGCTGCTCTGCAGTCTTTTGCTGACCAGCTGATCGCTGCCGATCACTACTCCAAAGGGGACATTGCTTCCCGCCGCAATGAGGTCCTGGACAG GTGGCGCCGCCTGAAAGCTCAGATGATTGAGAAGAGGTCCAAGCTGGGAGAGTCTCAGACATTGCAGCAGTTCAGCAGAGATGTGGATGAAATTGAAGCCTGGATCAGCGAGAAGCTGCAGACCGCCAGCGACGAGTCTTATAAGGATCCCACAAACATCCAG AGCAAACACCAGAAGCACCAGGCGTTCGAGGCCGAGCTTCACGCCAACGCTGACCGTATCCGCGGCGTCATAGACATGGGGAACTCGCTGATCGAACGCGGCGCCTGCGCCGGCAGCGAGGACGCCGTGAAG gttCGGCTCGCGGCTCTCCACGATCAGTGGCAGTTCCTGGTGCACAAATCTGCAGAAAAGAGCCAGAAACTGAAGGAAGCGAACAGACAGCAGAACTTTAACACCGGCATCAAGGACTTCGATTTCTGGCTGTCGGAG ATCGAGGCTCTGCTGGCATCGGAGGATTATGGGAAGGACCTGGCGTCCGTGAACAACCTTCTTAAGAAGCACCAGCTGTTGGAGGCAGATATCTCTGCCCACGAG gaCCGTCTGAAGGATCTGAACGGGCAGGCGGACAGCCTGATGACCAGCAGCGCCTTCGACACCTCCCAGGTGAAGGACAAACGCACCGCCATCAACGACCGCTTTCTGCGCATCAAAAGCATGGCCTCTGCCCGCCGCGGCAGGCTGAACGAGTCCCACCGCCTGCATCAGTTCTTCAGGGACCTCGATGACGAGGAATCCTGGATCAA ggagaagaaGCTACTGGTCAGTTCGGATGATTACGGCCGGGACTTGACGGGTGTGCAGAACCTGAGGAAGAAGCACAAGAGGCTGGAGGCAGAGTTGGCCGCTCACGAGCCGGCCATCCAGGCGA TGCTGGACACTGGTAAGAAGCTGGCGGATGACAACACTATTGGAAAGGACGAGATTCAGCAGCGCCTGGCGCAGTTTGTGGAGCATTGGAAGGAACTGAAGCAGCTGGCAGCCGCTCG GGGTCAGCGGCTGGAAGAGTCTCTAGAGTATCAGCAGTTCGTAGCCAATGTGGAGGAGGAGGAAGCCTGGATTAATGAGAAGATGACGCTAGTGGCCAGCGAGGACTATGGAGACACTTTGGCCGCCATCCAG GGCTTGCTCAAGAAGCACGAGGCGTTTGAGACCGACTTCACCGTGCATAAGGACAGAGTGCATGACGTCTGTGCTAACGGAGAAGACCTCATCCAGAAG AACAACCACCATGTGGAGAACATAAGCGCCAAGATGAAGGGACTGCGAGGGAAGGTGGCGGAGCTGGAGAAGGCGGCCGCGCAGCGCAAGGCGAAACTTGACGAGAATTCTGCTTTCCTGCAGTTTAACTGGAAGGCGGATGTAGTGGAGTCGTGGATCG GCGAGAAGGAGAACAGTCTGAAGACGGATGACTATGGGAGAGACCTGTCCTCCGTGCAGACTCTCCTCACTAAGCAG gagACCTTCGATGCCGGGCTGCAGGCATTCCAGCAGGAAGGCATCACCAACATCACCGCGCTGAAGGACCGCCTGCTAGCTGCCAAACACGTGCAATCCAGAGCAATCGAGACCAGGCACGCCTCCCTGATGAAACGCTGGCACCAGCTGCTGGATAACTCTGCCGCACGCAAGAAGAAACTGCTGGAGGCTCAGGAGCATTACAGGAAG GTGGAGGACTTGTTCCTGACATTCGCCAAGAAAGCCTCCGCATTTAACAGCTGGTTTGAGAACGCCGAGGAGGATCTGACGGATCCCGTGCGTTGCAACTCCCTGGAGGAAATCAAAGCGCTGCGGGAAGCGCACGACGCCTTCCGCAACTCGCTCAGCTCTGCGCAGACAGACTTCAACCAGCTGGCCGAGCTGGACAGGCAGATCAAGGGTTTCCGGGTGGCGTCCAACCCCTACACGTGGTTCACCATGGAGGCTCTGGAGGAGACTTGGCGCAACCTGCAGAAGATCATAAAG GAACGGGAGCTGGAGCTGCAGAAGGAGCAGCGAAGGCAGGAGGAGAACGATAAACTGCGGCAGGAGTTCGCCCAGCATGCCAATGCTTTCCACCAGTGGATTCAGGAGACCAG GACCTACCTTCTGGACGG